A stretch of the Ensifer sp. PDNC004 genome encodes the following:
- a CDS encoding efflux RND transporter permease subunit, translating to MNFSAWSIRNPIAPILAFFVLMVLGYQSFNSLPITRFPNIDVPIVSISVAQSGASPAELETQVTKEIEDAVASVTGVDHIQSTINDGTSTTAVIFRMEVPTTQAVQDVKDAIDRIRSDLPTSIEEPIVSKVDVEGQAIQTFSVSAPGMSLEELSWFVDDVIKREIQGKSGIGRVDRYGGADREVRVELNEDKLNSLGITAADVNGQLRRMNMDLGSGRGQVGGSEQAIRTLGDARNVDQLANTMISVPSGRFVRLSDLGTVTDTYEEPRSFSRFNGTPGVTFAVFRAKGASEVSVAETVANSLEKIRASNPDVTIEMVDDSVYFTYGNYEAALHTLMEGALLAVIVVMLFLRNWRATLICAVALPLSAVPTFWVMELLGFSLNLVSFLALTLATGILVDDAIVEIENIERHIHMGKSPYRAAIEAADEIGLAVIATTFTIIAVFIPVSFMPGIVGQYFIQFGLTVAVSVFFSLLVARLITPVMAAYMMRPSKLDGHHAEDGTLMRGYTRLVHATTKRWYMRYLTVLIAIGVTVASVAALFMFVPGGFLPPDDTSRVSLSVELAPDAMLEDTDRTTAQIYERVKDLDGVESVFVLGGASPKGDLELRRATVTVLLEKRDHSLLNKVVNDVFGKLPVVGQYLPKLPPSGRIIPQSQIEKEIFARVRDLPDVRVIKLNDRGERELSFNLLSNNEADLDKAVGILEGKLRSDPLLANVSPDGALPRPELQIRPRDEQMSRLGITTAQISEVIRVATIGDIDAALTKIALDGRLIPIRVQINRDFRTDIAAIRNLKIQTASGLTVPLSSVADINYSEGPSSIKRYDRNRVVALGADLPIGVALNTASARFLQIADEAKMPSTVQLLKSGDAEVEEEMQQSFVNAMLLGLMLVLVVLILLFKDVIQPFTILFSLPLAMGGVAAGLILTQNSLSMPVLIGILMLMGIVTKNAILLVDFGIEMMHHGMDRTQAMIEAGRKRARPIIMTSIAMSAGMLPSALGVGEGGSFRAPMAIAVIGGIIVSTVLSLVVVPSFFLIMDDLSRLLAWALGRFVGKKDEENLPLDREALTGLVHEQGKTIEGLEDRLKTLETDQTKARSGGKVINHPALAAE from the coding sequence ATGAACTTCTCAGCCTGGTCCATACGCAATCCGATCGCACCGATCCTTGCCTTTTTTGTGCTGATGGTGCTCGGCTATCAGTCTTTCAATAGCCTGCCTATCACCCGCTTCCCCAACATCGACGTGCCGATCGTCTCGATCAGCGTGGCCCAGAGCGGTGCCTCGCCAGCCGAGCTTGAAACGCAGGTCACCAAGGAAATCGAGGACGCGGTCGCCAGCGTCACCGGTGTCGACCATATCCAGTCGACGATCAACGACGGCACATCGACCACCGCCGTGATCTTCCGCATGGAAGTGCCGACAACCCAGGCTGTGCAGGACGTGAAGGATGCGATCGACCGTATCCGCAGCGACCTGCCGACCTCGATCGAAGAGCCGATCGTCTCCAAGGTCGATGTCGAAGGCCAGGCGATCCAGACCTTCTCCGTCTCGGCGCCCGGCATGTCGCTGGAAGAGCTTTCCTGGTTCGTCGATGACGTCATCAAGCGCGAAATCCAGGGCAAGAGCGGGATTGGCCGCGTCGACCGCTACGGCGGCGCCGACCGGGAAGTGCGTGTCGAACTCAACGAAGACAAGCTGAATTCGCTCGGCATCACCGCCGCCGACGTCAATGGCCAGCTGCGCCGCATGAACATGGACCTCGGCTCCGGCCGCGGTCAGGTGGGCGGCAGCGAGCAGGCGATCCGCACGCTCGGCGACGCCCGCAATGTCGACCAACTCGCCAACACGATGATCTCGGTCCCGAGCGGCCGTTTCGTGCGCCTGTCCGATCTGGGCACGGTGACCGACACCTATGAGGAGCCACGCTCCTTCTCGCGCTTCAACGGCACCCCCGGCGTGACCTTCGCAGTTTTCCGCGCCAAAGGTGCCTCGGAAGTCAGCGTCGCCGAAACGGTCGCCAATTCGCTCGAGAAAATCCGCGCGTCGAACCCGGATGTCACCATCGAGATGGTCGACGATTCCGTCTACTTTACCTACGGCAACTACGAAGCCGCGCTGCACACGCTGATGGAAGGCGCGCTGCTCGCCGTCATCGTCGTCATGCTGTTCCTGCGCAACTGGCGCGCCACGCTGATCTGCGCCGTCGCCCTGCCGTTGTCGGCCGTTCCAACCTTCTGGGTCATGGAACTGCTCGGCTTCTCGCTCAATCTCGTCAGCTTCCTCGCACTGACACTTGCAACCGGCATCCTTGTCGACGACGCCATCGTCGAGATCGAGAATATCGAGCGGCATATCCATATGGGCAAGTCGCCCTACAGGGCGGCGATCGAAGCGGCGGATGAAATCGGCCTCGCGGTGATCGCAACCACGTTCACGATCATCGCGGTTTTCATCCCGGTGTCGTTCATGCCGGGGATTGTTGGCCAGTACTTCATCCAGTTTGGCCTAACCGTCGCCGTCTCGGTCTTCTTCTCGCTGCTGGTTGCACGCCTGATTACGCCGGTCATGGCCGCCTATATGATGCGTCCGTCCAAACTTGACGGGCATCATGCCGAAGACGGAACCCTGATGCGCGGCTACACGCGTCTGGTTCATGCGACGACGAAACGCTGGTACATGCGCTACCTGACTGTGCTCATCGCGATCGGGGTGACCGTGGCCTCCGTGGCCGCCTTGTTCATGTTCGTGCCCGGCGGGTTCCTGCCTCCGGACGACACGTCGCGAGTCAGCCTGTCGGTCGAACTGGCGCCTGACGCTATGCTGGAAGACACCGACCGGACGACCGCGCAGATCTACGAAAGGGTCAAGGACCTGGACGGCGTGGAAAGCGTGTTCGTGCTTGGCGGTGCCTCGCCCAAGGGTGACCTGGAATTGCGCCGGGCCACCGTGACGGTGCTGCTCGAAAAGCGCGACCACTCGCTCCTCAACAAGGTGGTCAACGACGTCTTCGGCAAACTGCCGGTCGTCGGCCAGTACCTGCCGAAGTTGCCGCCATCGGGCCGCATCATTCCGCAGTCGCAGATCGAGAAGGAAATCTTTGCCCGCGTTCGCGATTTGCCGGATGTCCGGGTGATCAAGCTCAACGACCGCGGCGAGCGGGAACTGTCGTTCAATCTGCTCTCCAACAACGAGGCCGATCTCGACAAAGCCGTCGGCATTCTGGAAGGAAAGCTGCGCAGCGATCCGTTGCTGGCCAATGTCAGCCCGGACGGCGCCCTTCCGCGTCCCGAGTTGCAGATCCGTCCGCGCGACGAGCAGATGTCGCGCCTCGGCATCACCACGGCACAGATCTCCGAAGTGATCCGCGTCGCCACCATCGGCGATATCGACGCTGCATTGACGAAGATCGCCCTTGACGGCCGGCTGATCCCGATCCGCGTGCAGATCAACCGCGACTTCCGCACGGATATCGCCGCGATCCGCAATCTGAAGATCCAGACCGCTTCGGGCTTGACGGTACCGTTGTCGAGCGTCGCCGACATCAACTATTCCGAAGGCCCGAGCTCGATCAAACGTTACGACCGCAACCGTGTCGTGGCGCTCGGCGCGGATCTTCCGATCGGCGTGGCGCTCAATACCGCCTCTGCGCGCTTCCTGCAGATTGCCGACGAAGCCAAGATGCCGTCCACGGTTCAACTGCTGAAGAGCGGTGACGCAGAGGTCGAAGAGGAAATGCAGCAAAGTTTCGTCAATGCGATGCTGCTCGGCCTGATGCTGGTGCTGGTGGTGCTGATCCTCCTGTTCAAGGATGTGATCCAGCCGTTCACCATCCTGTTCTCGCTGCCGCTTGCGATGGGCGGTGTCGCAGCCGGCTTGATCCTGACCCAGAACTCGCTGTCGATGCCGGTGCTGATCGGCATCCTGATGCTGATGGGCATCGTCACCAAGAACGCGATCCTGCTCGTCGACTTCGGTATCGAGATGATGCATCACGGCATGGACCGGACGCAGGCGATGATCGAAGCGGGCCGCAAGCGCGCCCGCCCGATCATCATGACATCGATCGCCATGTCGGCGGGCATGCTGCCCTCCGCGCTTGGCGTCGGCGAAGGCGGCTCGTTCCGCGCCCCGATGGCGATCGCCGTGATCGGCGGCATCATCGTCTCGACGGTTCTCAGCCTCGTCGTGGTACCATCGTTCTTCCTGATTATGGACGACCTGTCGCGCCTGCTCGCCTGGGCTTTGGGACGCTTCGTCGGCAAGAAGGATGAGGAAAACCTGCCGCTCGACCGCGAAGCCCTCACGGGCCTCGTGCACGAACAAGGCAAGACGATCGAGGGCCTGGAAGACCGGCTGAAGACCCTGGAAACGGACCAGACCAAGGCACGGTCCGGCGGCAAGGTCATCAATCATCCGGCGCTCGCAGCCGAGTAA
- a CDS encoding efflux RND transporter periplasmic adaptor subunit, which yields MAQKVLPVLSVCAAMTLGSLSFARAEEAAQPKPAPSLPSIVVTTAVDQSISDRVVATGTIQAVEQVYVAPMVDGLSIRTLNVDVGDTVEAGSVLVVLNDDALRLQKSELEASLAKAEAGLAQLNAQLSETKANNDEAKRVSERAAELSKNGTVSTAEADRVRALAIATHARVLSAEQAVAVASADIKVAEAQIDDIDLRLARTEVKAPVAGVISAKNAKVGAIATGNSEPLFAMIRDGAIEMKADVAEADIIKLAVGQPAVVTLAGGNTKVEGKIRLIAPTVDPVSRLGTVFISLVDTEKARSGMYASALITAEQKQAVVLPQTAVTNENGRTIVRKVEDGVIRILPVKTGISDGKFIEVVDGVKAGDDVVARAGAYVRDGDRINPVKSAEPATN from the coding sequence ATGGCTCAAAAAGTATTGCCTGTTCTCAGCGTGTGCGCTGCGATGACACTTGGTTCGCTTTCCTTCGCCCGGGCGGAGGAAGCAGCGCAACCGAAACCAGCGCCGAGCCTGCCCTCCATCGTCGTGACGACGGCGGTCGACCAGTCGATCAGCGACCGGGTGGTTGCGACCGGCACCATCCAGGCCGTCGAGCAGGTCTATGTCGCCCCGATGGTTGACGGCCTCTCCATCCGCACGCTCAATGTCGATGTCGGCGACACGGTCGAAGCCGGCAGCGTTCTCGTGGTCTTGAACGACGACGCGCTTCGTCTGCAAAAAAGCGAACTCGAAGCCTCGCTTGCCAAGGCCGAAGCCGGGCTTGCCCAGTTGAACGCCCAGCTCAGCGAAACCAAGGCCAACAACGACGAGGCCAAGCGCGTCAGCGAACGCGCCGCCGAACTCTCCAAGAACGGCACCGTTTCGACAGCCGAGGCCGATCGCGTCCGTGCACTCGCGATCGCGACGCATGCCCGTGTGCTTTCGGCCGAGCAGGCCGTGGCCGTCGCCAGTGCCGACATCAAGGTCGCCGAAGCACAGATCGACGACATCGATCTGCGCCTCGCGCGGACCGAGGTCAAGGCGCCGGTCGCCGGTGTGATTTCCGCCAAGAACGCCAAGGTCGGCGCGATCGCCACCGGCAACAGCGAACCGCTCTTTGCCATGATCCGCGATGGTGCGATCGAGATGAAGGCCGATGTCGCCGAAGCCGATATCATCAAGCTCGCCGTCGGTCAGCCGGCCGTCGTGACACTCGCCGGCGGCAACACCAAGGTCGAGGGCAAGATCCGCCTGATCGCACCGACGGTCGATCCGGTTAGTCGCCTCGGCACCGTTTTCATCAGCCTGGTGGATACCGAGAAGGCACGCTCCGGCATGTATGCGAGCGCGCTGATCACCGCCGAGCAGAAGCAGGCGGTCGTCTTGCCGCAAACGGCCGTTACCAATGAGAACGGCCGCACGATCGTCCGGAAGGTGGAAGACGGTGTCATCCGCATCCTGCCGGTCAAGACGGGGATTTCCGACGGCAAGTTCATCGAAGTCGTCGATGGCGTGAAGGCCGGAGACGATGTCGTGGCGAGAGCCGGCGCCTATGTCCGCGACGGCGACCGTATCAACCCCGTCAAGTCCGCCGAACCAGCGACCAACTGA
- a CDS encoding ABC transporter substrate-binding protein, translating into MNKRLASLLAAGVFSLAAFQAEAAEKVTLQLKWVTQAQFAGYYVAKDKGFYEEEGLDVDIKPGGPDIAPAQVIAGGGADVIVDWMPSALATREKGVALVNIAQPFKKSGMMLTCLKETGVTSPDKFKGQTLGVWFFGNEYPFLSWMSHLKIPTDGGPNGVTVLKQGFNVDPLIQKQAACISTMTYNEYWQVIDAGIKPDDLVTFKYEDQGVATLEDGLYVLEDKLKDPAFKDKMVKFVRASMKGWKYAEQNPDEAADIVLENDSTGAQTEKHQKRMMSEVAKLTAGSNGSLDEADYKRTVQSLLSGGSDPVISKEPEGAWTHEITDAALK; encoded by the coding sequence ATGAACAAAAGACTTGCATCGCTTCTCGCCGCAGGCGTCTTTTCGCTCGCAGCGTTCCAGGCTGAAGCTGCCGAGAAGGTGACGCTGCAGCTGAAGTGGGTGACCCAGGCGCAGTTTGCCGGCTACTACGTCGCAAAGGACAAGGGCTTCTACGAAGAAGAAGGCCTCGACGTCGACATCAAGCCCGGCGGTCCGGACATCGCACCGGCCCAGGTGATCGCTGGCGGCGGCGCCGACGTCATCGTCGACTGGATGCCGTCGGCTCTTGCGACCCGCGAAAAGGGCGTCGCACTCGTCAACATCGCCCAGCCGTTCAAGAAGTCGGGCATGATGCTGACCTGCCTGAAGGAAACCGGTGTCACCAGCCCCGACAAGTTCAAGGGCCAGACGTTGGGTGTCTGGTTCTTCGGCAACGAGTATCCGTTCCTCTCCTGGATGTCGCACCTGAAGATCCCGACCGACGGCGGGCCGAACGGCGTCACCGTGCTGAAGCAGGGCTTCAACGTCGACCCGCTGATCCAGAAGCAGGCCGCCTGCATCTCGACCATGACCTACAACGAGTACTGGCAGGTCATCGACGCCGGCATCAAGCCGGACGACCTGGTGACCTTCAAGTATGAAGACCAGGGCGTGGCGACGCTTGAAGACGGCCTTTACGTGCTTGAGGACAAGCTCAAGGATCCGGCCTTCAAGGATAAGATGGTCAAGTTCGTCCGTGCCTCGATGAAGGGCTGGAAATACGCAGAGCAGAACCCGGACGAAGCCGCCGATATCGTTCTTGAGAACGACTCCACCGGCGCCCAGACGGAGAAGCACCAGAAGCGCATGATGAGCGAAGTGGCGAAGCTCACAGCCGGTTCCAACGGTTCGCTCGACGAGGCAGACTACAAACGCACCGTCCAGTCGCTGCTTTCGGGCGGTTCCGATCCCGTGATTTCCAAGGAGCCTGAGGGCGCCTGGACCCACGAGATCACCGACGCCGCGCTGAAATAG
- a CDS encoding ABC transporter permease, with protein sequence MNLPVLAAAIIFWLAAWAFNEWLVRQNFQSAAANSAARFAVPVIFGITILVLWEGIVRGFQVPSVLLPAPSMIWQKLINSLPTLGADFRQTFLKAVLTGYALGCGLGFAVAILIDRSPFLQKGLLPLGNFVSALPVIGVAPIMVMWFGFDWQSKVAVVVIMTFFPMLVNTVAGLAAASHMERDLMRTYAASWWQTLVKLRLPAAWPFIFTALKINSTLALIGAIVAEFFGTPIVGMGFRISTEVGRMNVDMVWAEIAVAAVAGSAFYGVVALIERAVTFWHPSIRGGRA encoded by the coding sequence ATGAACCTTCCCGTCCTTGCCGCTGCGATCATCTTCTGGCTCGCCGCCTGGGCCTTCAACGAATGGCTGGTGCGCCAGAACTTCCAGAGCGCGGCCGCAAACAGCGCCGCCCGCTTCGCCGTGCCGGTGATCTTCGGCATCACCATCCTGGTTCTCTGGGAAGGCATCGTCCGCGGCTTCCAGGTTCCCTCGGTGCTGCTGCCGGCGCCCTCGATGATCTGGCAAAAGCTGATCAACTCGCTGCCGACGCTTGGCGCCGATTTCCGTCAGACCTTCCTGAAGGCGGTCTTGACCGGCTATGCGCTCGGCTGCGGTCTCGGCTTTGCCGTCGCGATCCTGATCGACCGTTCGCCCTTCCTGCAGAAGGGCCTCCTGCCGCTCGGCAATTTCGTGTCGGCGCTTCCGGTGATCGGCGTCGCCCCGATCATGGTCATGTGGTTCGGCTTCGACTGGCAGTCGAAGGTTGCCGTCGTCGTCATCATGACCTTCTTCCCGATGCTGGTGAACACGGTCGCCGGCCTTGCCGCCGCCAGCCACATGGAACGCGACCTGATGCGCACCTACGCTGCCTCCTGGTGGCAGACGCTGGTCAAATTGCGCCTGCCGGCCGCCTGGCCGTTCATCTTCACTGCGCTCAAGATCAATTCGACGCTGGCGCTGATCGGCGCCATCGTCGCCGAGTTCTTCGGGACCCCCATCGTCGGCATGGGGTTCCGGATTTCCACGGAAGTGGGACGCATGAATGTCGACATGGTCTGGGCCGAGATCGCCGTTGCGGCGGTCGCCGGTTCCGCCTTCTACGGGGTGGTCGCACTCATCGAGCGCGCCGTCACCTTCTGGCATCCCTCCATCCGCGGAGGGCGCGCCTGA
- a CDS encoding ABC transporter permease translates to MQEPSFIRDKLVPVGTVVLLLIAIWYVAVVFLNAPFERDTAARAGTEISFSDIVRNTMAQERPVLPAPHQVVAEIWDTTFNKAITSKRSLVYHAWITLSATLLGFGIGAALGILLAVGIVHNRAMDRSLMPWVIASQTIPILAIAPMIIVVLNAIGISGLLPKALISTYLSFFPVVVGMVKGLRSPETIQLDLMHTYNASSAQTFWKLRWPSSMPYLFTSLKVAVAISLVGAIVGELPTGAVAGLGARLLAGSYYGQTVQIWAALFMAAALAAVLVMIVGFAHTAVLKRMGAKP, encoded by the coding sequence ATGCAGGAACCAAGTTTCATCAGGGACAAGTTGGTGCCGGTCGGCACCGTCGTCCTGCTGCTGATCGCCATCTGGTATGTCGCGGTCGTCTTCCTCAACGCGCCGTTCGAGCGTGATACGGCAGCCCGCGCCGGCACCGAGATCAGCTTTTCCGACATCGTGCGCAACACCATGGCGCAGGAACGTCCGGTCTTGCCGGCGCCGCACCAGGTGGTCGCCGAGATCTGGGACACGACCTTCAACAAGGCGATCACCTCCAAGCGCAGCCTCGTCTACCACGCCTGGATCACGCTCTCGGCGACCCTGCTCGGCTTCGGCATCGGCGCCGCGCTCGGCATCCTCCTGGCAGTTGGCATCGTCCACAACCGCGCGATGGACCGCTCGCTGATGCCCTGGGTGATCGCCAGCCAAACGATCCCGATCCTCGCCATCGCGCCGATGATCATCGTCGTCTTGAACGCTATCGGCATTTCCGGGCTGTTGCCGAAGGCGCTGATCTCGACTTATCTCTCCTTCTTCCCTGTCGTCGTCGGCATGGTGAAGGGCCTGCGCAGCCCCGAGACGATCCAGCTCGACCTGATGCACACCTACAATGCCTCCTCAGCCCAGACCTTCTGGAAGTTGCGCTGGCCATCGTCGATGCCCTATCTCTTCACTTCGCTGAAGGTCGCCGTCGCCATTTCGCTGGTCGGTGCCATCGTCGGCGAACTGCCGACCGGTGCTGTCGCCGGCCTCGGCGCCCGGCTGCTCGCCGGCTCCTACTACGGCCAGACGGTCCAGATCTGGGCGGCGCTGTTCATGGCGGCGGCTCTTGCAGCCGTTCTCGTCATGATCGTCGGCTTCGCCCATACCGCCGTCCTCAAGCGCATGGGAGCCAAGCCATGA
- a CDS encoding GNAT family N-acetyltransferase — protein sequence MTNSIGIRRAERTDMAACAGILNRWIDATAWMPRVHEHADVERYYAETVFAERTVFLAEEDGEIAGFLSLSDDRHVTALYIDERHRGAGIGARLIDTAKAMSPDELSLWTFENNRDAQRFYEHQGFEAVRRTDGDNEEQLPDILYRWRGREVRA from the coding sequence ATGACGAATAGCATAGGCATCCGCCGGGCCGAACGGACCGACATGGCCGCCTGCGCCGGCATTCTCAATCGCTGGATCGACGCGACGGCCTGGATGCCGCGGGTGCACGAGCATGCCGATGTCGAACGTTATTACGCCGAAACCGTCTTTGCCGAACGCACCGTGTTCCTGGCCGAGGAGGATGGCGAGATCGCCGGCTTCCTTTCCCTCTCCGACGACCGCCACGTCACTGCGCTCTATATCGACGAGCGGCACCGTGGCGCCGGCATTGGCGCTCGGCTGATCGACACCGCGAAGGCGATGTCACCGGACGAGTTGAGCCTTTGGACCTTCGAAAACAACCGTGATGCCCAGCGCTTCTACGAGCACCAGGGCTTCGAGGCTGTGCGGCGGACCGACGGCGACAACGAGGAGCAACTGCCGGATATACTCTATCGCTGGCGCGGCAGGGAGGTGCGGGCATGA
- a CDS encoding ABC transporter ATP-binding protein — MTSNTASVVSARDLCLTFDTADGPVHALTGVNLDVAKGDFVSFIGPSGCGKTTFLRVIADLEKATSGTISVNGMSPEDARKERAYGYVFQAAALYPWRTIENNIALPLEIMGYSKEEKRARIERTLDLVNLTGFGKKYPWQLSGGMQQRASIARALAFDADLLLMDEPFGALDEIVRDHLNEQLLKLWARTNKTICFVTHSIPEAVYLSTKIVVMSPRPGRVTDVIESPLPRERPLGIRETPEFLEIAHRVREGLRAGHSYDE; from the coding sequence ATGACGTCCAATACCGCATCCGTGGTTTCGGCCCGGGACCTCTGCCTGACTTTCGACACCGCCGATGGCCCCGTCCATGCGCTGACCGGCGTCAACCTGGATGTCGCCAAAGGTGACTTCGTTTCCTTCATCGGTCCTTCCGGTTGCGGCAAGACGACCTTCCTGCGCGTGATCGCCGATCTCGAAAAAGCGACCTCCGGCACGATCAGCGTCAACGGCATGAGCCCGGAAGACGCGCGCAAAGAACGCGCCTATGGCTATGTCTTCCAGGCGGCCGCGCTCTATCCCTGGCGCACGATCGAAAACAACATCGCACTGCCGCTGGAGATCATGGGCTATTCGAAGGAAGAGAAGAGGGCGCGCATCGAGCGCACGCTGGACCTCGTCAACCTCACGGGCTTCGGCAAGAAATACCCCTGGCAGCTCTCCGGCGGCATGCAGCAGCGCGCCTCGATCGCCCGCGCACTCGCCTTCGACGCCGACCTGCTTTTGATGGACGAGCCCTTCGGCGCGCTCGACGAGATCGTGCGCGACCACCTCAACGAACAGCTCTTGAAGCTCTGGGCCCGCACCAACAAGACGATCTGTTTCGTCACCCATTCGATCCCCGAGGCCGTCTACCTCTCCACCAAGATCGTGGTGATGAGCCCCCGCCCCGGTCGCGTCACCGATGTGATCGAATCGCCGCTGCCGCGCGAACGGCCGCTCGGCATTCGCGAAACGCCGGAGTTCCTCGAAATCGCCCATCGCGTTCGCGAAGGCCTGCGCGCGGGACACAGCTATGACGAATAG
- a CDS encoding cupin domain-containing protein, with the protein MSRSSNPGCRVVRPEGAVAGQQGLNYFEGIAAETVGATGLCMHIVTIPPGARAKAHLHESHETAIYVLSGEAWTWFGERLEEHVVARAGEMVYIPAGMPHLPENRSNEPCSAVIARTDPNQRESLVLLPELDHLVSG; encoded by the coding sequence ATGTCTCGATCATCCAATCCGGGCTGTCGCGTGGTTCGTCCTGAAGGCGCCGTGGCCGGCCAGCAGGGGCTCAACTATTTCGAGGGCATTGCGGCGGAGACCGTCGGGGCGACCGGGCTCTGCATGCATATCGTGACGATCCCGCCCGGCGCGCGTGCCAAGGCGCATCTGCACGAGAGCCACGAGACGGCGATCTACGTGCTTTCCGGAGAGGCCTGGACCTGGTTTGGCGAGAGGCTTGAGGAGCACGTCGTCGCTCGGGCCGGCGAGATGGTCTACATCCCCGCCGGCATGCCGCACCTGCCGGAGAACCGCTCGAACGAACCCTGTTCGGCCGTCATCGCGCGCACGGACCCGAACCAGCGCGAAAGCCTCGTGCTGCTGCCCGAGCTCGATCACCTCGTGTCCGGCTGA
- the hydA gene encoding dihydropyrimidinase, with amino-acid sequence MSTVIKGGTIVTADLTYKADVKIEGGRIVEIGADLSGNETLDASGCYIMPGGIDPHTHLEMPFMGTYSSDDFESGTRAALAGGTTMVVDFALPSPNQSLLEALTMWDNKSTRANCDYSFHMAITWWSEQVFNEMETIVKDKGINTFKHFMAYKGALMVDDDEMFSSFQRCAALGALPLVHAENGDVVAQLQAKLLAEGNNGPEAHAYSRPAEVEGEATNRAIMIADMAGCPVYIVHTSCEQAHEAIRRARSKGMRVFGEPLIQHLTLDETEYLNKDWDHAARRVMSPPFRNKLHQDSLWAGLASGSLQVVATDHCAFTSEQKRFGVGDFTKIPNGTGGLEDRMPMLWTHGVNTGRITMNEFVAVTSTNIAKILNIYPKKGAILVGADADLVVWDPKRTKTISAKSQQSAIDYNVFEGKEVKGLPRFTLSRGVVAIEESTIKTREGHGEFVRRDPFPAVSSALSTWKEVTAPRAVQRTGIPATGV; translated from the coding sequence ATGAGCACTGTCATCAAGGGTGGAACCATCGTCACGGCCGACCTGACCTACAAGGCGGACGTCAAGATCGAGGGCGGCAGGATCGTCGAGATCGGCGCAGATCTCTCAGGCAACGAGACGCTGGATGCCAGCGGCTGCTACATCATGCCGGGCGGCATCGACCCGCACACCCATCTCGAAATGCCCTTCATGGGCACCTATTCCTCGGATGATTTCGAAAGCGGCACGCGCGCGGCCCTTGCCGGCGGCACGACCATGGTGGTCGATTTCGCGCTGCCCTCGCCCAACCAATCGCTGCTCGAAGCGCTCACCATGTGGGACAACAAGTCCACCCGTGCAAACTGCGACTACTCCTTCCACATGGCGATCACCTGGTGGAGCGAGCAGGTCTTCAACGAGATGGAGACCATCGTCAAGGACAAGGGCATCAACACCTTCAAGCATTTCATGGCCTATAAGGGCGCGCTGATGGTGGACGACGACGAGATGTTCTCGTCCTTCCAGCGCTGCGCCGCACTCGGTGCTTTGCCCCTGGTGCACGCCGAAAACGGCGACGTCGTCGCGCAACTCCAGGCAAAGCTTCTGGCCGAAGGCAACAACGGACCGGAAGCGCATGCCTATTCCCGCCCTGCCGAAGTCGAGGGCGAAGCGACCAACCGCGCGATCATGATCGCTGACATGGCAGGCTGCCCGGTCTACATCGTACATACGTCCTGCGAACAGGCGCATGAAGCCATCCGCCGGGCCCGCTCCAAGGGCATGCGCGTCTTCGGCGAGCCGCTGATCCAGCACCTGACGCTCGACGAGACCGAATACTTGAACAAGGACTGGGACCATGCGGCCCGCCGCGTGATGTCGCCGCCCTTCCGCAACAAGCTGCACCAGGACTCGCTTTGGGCCGGTCTCGCCTCGGGCTCGCTGCAGGTGGTGGCAACGGACCATTGCGCCTTCACCTCCGAGCAAAAGCGCTTCGGCGTCGGCGATTTCACCAAGATCCCGAACGGCACCGGCGGCCTTGAAGACCGCATGCCGATGCTCTGGACCCATGGCGTCAATACCGGCCGCATCACCATGAACGAGTTCGTGGCGGTGACCTCGACCAACATCGCCAAGATCCTCAACATCTACCCGAAGAAGGGCGCGATCCTCGTCGGTGCCGATGCCGACCTCGTCGTCTGGGATCCGAAGCGCACCAAGACGATCTCCGCCAAGAGCCAGCAGTCGGCGATCGATTACAACGTCTTCGAGGGCAAGGAGGTGAAGGGCCTGCCGCGCTTTACCCTCAGCCGCGGCGTCGTCGCGATCGAGGAAAGCACGATCAAGACCCGCGAGGGCCACGGCGAATTCGTCCGCCGCGATCCCTTCCCGGCCGTCAGCTCGGCCCTTTCGACCTGGAAGGAAGTCACTGCCCCCCGCGCCGTCCAGCGCACCGGCATTCCGGCCACGGGCGTCTGA